One genomic segment of Clostridium estertheticum subsp. estertheticum includes these proteins:
- a CDS encoding 2'-5' RNA ligase family protein, translated as MKVIKIRVFLAINFDDNTNSYLNNIQHKLGEYCTKGRFTNIVNLHLTLQIIVELDNCYIKELIKDMNSCISKHESFNITLDSLGSFKKRNANLVWVSNIKSAYIYLRDIGLKLNYF; from the coding sequence ATGAAGGTGATAAAAATAAGAGTATTTCTAGCTATTAATTTCGATGATAATACTAATTCTTACCTTAATAATATACAACACAAACTAGGTGAATACTGTACTAAAGGTCGATTTACTAATATAGTGAATTTGCATTTGACATTGCAAATTATTGTTGAATTAGATAATTGCTATATTAAAGAATTAATAAAGGATATGAACTCATGCATTTCAAAACATGAATCTTTTAATATTACATTAGATTCACTCGGATCTTTTAAAAAAAGAAATGCAAACTTAGTATGGGTAAGTAATATAAAATCAGCCTATATTTACTTAAGAGATATAGGCTTAAAGCTTAATTACTTTTAG
- a CDS encoding amidohydrolase, which translates to MRSILLKNGLHMNMENGSISKLDILIENGKIKNISKNIICGSADLDIIDLKEYYVYPGFIDCHTHMGIIEEGTGKIGKDNNEDSNPVTPEIRAIDGINPQDMAFNDAVRHGITCVMSGPGSHNAVGGQNVAIKTAGNIIDKMIVKNPLGLKISLGEEPICTYGVQGKCPVTRMATTALIRDLFLRTQDYMQIKENGKLKERNIQLEAVIPLLKGDMYLRAHAHRADDIISAIRIAEEFHIEKLVIEHGTEAHLIIDYLKEKSIPVAYGPMFTPRIKMELINRNYSSAVKLVQGGIKVAFITDHPYNSIDQLRSVAIQATSEGLSPLESIKCITINPAEIMGCEDRIGKLKEGYDADIVVLDKTALDIMAKVKLTIIDGKIAYNSDISF; encoded by the coding sequence ATGAGGTCTATATTACTAAAAAATGGATTACACATGAATATGGAAAATGGAAGTATTTCTAAGCTGGATATATTAATAGAAAATGGTAAAATTAAAAATATATCTAAGAATATTATCTGTGGTTCTGCTGACTTAGATATTATTGATTTGAAAGAATATTATGTCTACCCCGGATTTATAGATTGTCATACTCACATGGGAATTATAGAGGAAGGTACAGGCAAGATTGGTAAGGATAATAATGAAGACTCGAATCCCGTAACTCCAGAGATTAGAGCAATAGATGGTATAAACCCACAGGATATGGCTTTTAATGACGCTGTTCGACATGGAATTACATGTGTAATGAGCGGTCCTGGAAGCCATAATGCAGTAGGAGGACAAAATGTTGCTATAAAAACAGCCGGGAATATTATTGATAAAATGATTGTGAAAAATCCTCTGGGACTTAAAATATCCCTTGGAGAAGAACCCATATGTACATATGGTGTCCAAGGTAAATGTCCAGTCACCAGAATGGCAACGACAGCACTTATAAGAGATTTATTTCTACGTACACAAGACTATATGCAAATCAAAGAAAATGGAAAACTAAAAGAAAGGAATATACAATTGGAGGCTGTTATACCTCTATTAAAAGGTGATATGTATCTTCGTGCCCATGCGCATAGAGCTGATGATATTATTTCTGCTATAAGAATAGCAGAAGAATTTCATATAGAGAAGCTTGTAATTGAACATGGAACAGAAGCACATTTAATTATTGATTACTTAAAAGAAAAGAGTATCCCAGTTGCCTATGGACCAATGTTTACACCTAGAATTAAAATGGAATTAATAAATAGAAATTATAGTTCAGCAGTTAAATTAGTTCAAGGTGGAATAAAAGTGGCATTTATTACTGACCATCCATACAATTCTATCGACCAACTAAGATCCGTTGCTATACAAGCAACTTCAGAAGGGTTAAGCCCATTAGAAAGCATTAAGTGTATTACTATAAATCCAGCAGAGATAATGGGGTGTGAGGACCGAATTGGTAAATTAAAAGAAGGATATGATGCAGATATAGTTGTACTTGATAAAACTGCATTAGATATTATGGCAAAGGTAAAATTAACAATTATAGATGGTAAAATAGCTTATAATTCTGATATCTCCTTTTAA
- a CDS encoding alpha/beta-type small acid-soluble spore protein, translating into MANRNRTLVPEAKQGLNRFKLEIASDLGIDNYDQLDKGNLTSRQNGSIGGEMVKRMVEDYEKKLGNYDL; encoded by the coding sequence ATGGCAAATAGAAATAGAACTCTTGTACCTGAAGCAAAGCAAGGATTAAATAGATTTAAACTTGAAATTGCTAGTGATTTAGGAATTGATAATTATGATCAATTAGATAAAGGTAATTTAACTTCAAGACAAAATGGTTCTATAGGTGGTGAAATGGTTAAACGCATGGTTGAAGATTACGAAAAAAAATTAGGAAATTATGATCTTTAA
- a CDS encoding acetyl-CoA C-acetyltransferase, which yields MNKVVIVSAVRTAIGSFGGSLKDVPAVNLGALVIKEAVSRAGIKTELIDEVIMGNVLQAGLGQNTARQAAIIAGLPVEIPAMTINKVCGSGLRAVSLASQMIRSGDVDIVVAGGMENMSRAPYISNTQRWGARMGNVQLIDEMINDGLWDFFSQYHMGVTAENIAEQWNITREEQDQFAVNSQNKAETAIKAGKFKDEIVSVTIKTKKGDVVFDTDEFPRFGTTLEGLSKLKPAFKKDGTVTAANSSGINDCAAAFVLMSAEKAEELGIKPLVKIVSNGTKGLDPSIMGYGPFHAIKKALKMASLTIDDIDLIEANEAFAAQSLAVAKDLNFDMSKVNVNGGAIALGHPIGASGARILVTLIHEMQKRDSKRGLATLCIGGGMGTALIIER from the coding sequence ATGAATAAGGTAGTTATTGTAAGTGCAGTTAGAACTGCCATTGGGTCTTTCGGAGGTAGTTTGAAGGACGTTCCAGCAGTTAATTTAGGTGCGTTAGTTATTAAAGAAGCAGTAAGTAGGGCTGGAATAAAAACTGAACTTATTGATGAAGTTATTATGGGAAATGTATTACAAGCAGGATTAGGACAAAATACTGCAAGACAAGCCGCTATAATAGCTGGATTACCTGTAGAGATTCCTGCTATGACAATTAATAAGGTTTGTGGATCAGGATTAAGAGCAGTATCATTAGCTTCACAAATGATACGATCTGGCGATGTAGATATAGTTGTAGCAGGTGGTATGGAAAATATGTCAAGAGCTCCCTACATATCTAATACACAAAGATGGGGGGCAAGAATGGGGAATGTTCAATTAATTGATGAAATGATTAATGATGGACTATGGGACTTTTTCAGTCAATATCACATGGGCGTTACTGCAGAAAACATAGCGGAACAGTGGAACATAACTAGAGAAGAACAAGATCAATTTGCAGTAAATTCGCAAAATAAAGCAGAAACAGCAATTAAAGCAGGGAAATTTAAAGATGAAATTGTTTCAGTTACAATAAAGACAAAAAAAGGTGATGTAGTATTTGATACAGATGAGTTCCCGAGATTCGGAACAACTTTAGAAGGTTTATCAAAGTTAAAACCAGCCTTTAAAAAAGATGGAACAGTGACAGCCGCTAATTCCTCAGGTATAAATGACTGTGCCGCAGCCTTTGTTCTAATGAGTGCTGAAAAGGCTGAAGAACTTGGAATAAAACCACTTGTTAAAATAGTTTCTAATGGTACAAAAGGGCTTGACCCATCAATTATGGGATATGGTCCATTCCATGCTATCAAGAAGGCACTAAAAATGGCATCTCTTACTATTGATGACATAGATTTGATTGAGGCAAATGAAGCTTTTGCAGCACAAAGTCTTGCTGTTGCAAAAGATCTTAATTTTGATATGAGTAAAGTCAATGTAAATGGCGGGGCCATAGCATTAGGGCACCCAATTGGAGCTTCAGGAGCTAGAATTCTTGTTACTCTTATACATGAAATGCAGAAAAGAGATTCTAAAAGAGGTCTTGCCACTTTATGTATAGGTGGAGGAATGGGAACAGCTCTTATTATAGAAAGATAA
- a CDS encoding CDIF630_02480 family spore surface protein: MSKNNYIIPPIEKHDTASWANISDQKPVSKVPIPSELEVNNAKDWVDDENKK; encoded by the coding sequence ATGTCAAAAAATAATTATATTATCCCACCCATAGAGAAACATGATACTGCATCATGGGCAAATATAAGCGATCAAAAACCAGTTTCAAAAGTTCCAATTCCAAGCGAATTGGAAGTTAATAATGCGAAGGATTGGGTTGATGATGAAAATAAAAAATAA
- the cooS gene encoding anaerobic carbon-monoxide dehydrogenase catalytic subunit codes for MSDKQIKESYENSSKRMSGQDSTIGSKINDSNDPNMHKDLNDKINIDYTKIKKSPESMEEVHKWQRDHVAKGDQSKEGYPLNVIIDPAMREMYQVVHNASMTNVFDRFSQQQPIQCKFCVEGLSCQLCANGPCRISEKVPRGTCGVDAHTMVARNFMYRHVTIGTSANIFHCHQAARALKAAGENPESGFKIRDAEKLKKYSAIAGLDINMPIEKLAVAFADWVINDIHSPSETPSKTVEAFAPQKRKELWRKLNLLPGGGYSEIAYAQTRCMTNFTSDPVEFLLNAVKLGIANEYQGLYLLCIIQEILMGTQKITMKKQNMGLLKDNMINIITNGHMPLLANVALDLASTDEWQQKAKAAGADGMQILGHVCEGQQLINYDGTHNQKAYGGQEGEWLSEEYLLATGVVDLFLFDYNCTMPTLPIYAKKFGTKLLGTHDVIKLQGTESLDFIPEKMKEQAIKALDISIESFKQRKKEKRKTYIPPHVSDCMVGFSTESVKEALGGSFKPLIDQIVKGNIRGIATIVGCTTARYGQGGSNIFKITQGLIKNNILVLSGGCTSSVMEYTGLTNPEAADECGEGLKTVCKQLGIPPVLTYGACVDIGKMSQTAVEIADELNIDTNMLPIVIGAPEYLEQKAVADACTAIALGWLVHIAPVPSITGSDVVVKTLTETTETLGLGKVVVEMDAQKTIQIYVDHIEKKRKALGI; via the coding sequence ATGTCGGATAAGCAAATTAAAGAATCCTATGAAAATAGTTCAAAAAGAATGAGTGGTCAAGATTCTACCATAGGATCAAAAATTAACGATTCAAATGATCCAAATATGCATAAAGATCTAAATGATAAGATTAATATTGATTATACAAAGATAAAAAAGTCACCAGAATCAATGGAAGAAGTGCATAAATGGCAACGAGATCATGTTGCTAAAGGAGATCAATCAAAAGAAGGATATCCCTTAAATGTAATTATTGATCCAGCAATGAGAGAGATGTATCAAGTTGTACACAATGCTTCTATGACTAATGTATTTGATAGGTTTTCACAACAACAGCCAATACAATGTAAATTTTGTGTAGAGGGTCTATCCTGTCAATTATGTGCAAATGGTCCGTGTAGAATAAGTGAAAAGGTTCCTAGAGGAACTTGTGGTGTAGATGCACATACTATGGTTGCAAGAAATTTTATGTATAGACATGTAACTATAGGAACCTCAGCAAATATATTTCACTGTCATCAAGCAGCCAGAGCCTTAAAAGCTGCTGGAGAAAATCCAGAGAGTGGTTTTAAAATAAGAGATGCAGAGAAGTTAAAGAAATATTCGGCTATAGCAGGACTTGATATAAATATGCCAATTGAGAAACTTGCAGTTGCATTTGCAGATTGGGTAATTAATGATATTCATTCACCTTCTGAAACTCCATCAAAAACTGTTGAGGCTTTTGCTCCACAAAAGCGAAAAGAATTGTGGAGGAAACTTAATTTACTTCCTGGAGGCGGATACAGTGAAATTGCCTATGCGCAAACTCGATGTATGACTAATTTCACCTCAGATCCAGTTGAGTTTTTACTGAATGCAGTTAAGTTAGGTATAGCAAATGAATATCAAGGCTTATACTTACTTTGTATAATACAAGAAATTCTTATGGGTACACAAAAAATCACTATGAAAAAACAAAATATGGGACTTTTAAAAGATAATATGATAAATATTATAACTAATGGTCATATGCCATTACTTGCTAATGTTGCTTTAGATTTAGCTTCTACAGATGAGTGGCAACAAAAGGCAAAGGCAGCAGGCGCAGACGGCATGCAGATTCTTGGTCACGTATGCGAAGGTCAGCAATTAATAAATTATGACGGCACCCATAACCAAAAAGCATATGGAGGACAAGAGGGAGAATGGCTTTCTGAGGAATACTTACTAGCCACTGGCGTAGTAGACTTATTTTTATTTGATTATAACTGTACAATGCCAACACTTCCTATCTATGCTAAGAAATTCGGTACAAAGTTACTTGGAACCCATGATGTAATAAAGCTTCAAGGCACAGAAAGCTTAGATTTTATTCCGGAAAAAATGAAAGAACAAGCTATAAAGGCACTTGATATTTCTATTGAATCCTTTAAACAGCGCAAAAAAGAAAAAAGAAAGACATATATTCCTCCTCATGTATCAGACTGTATGGTGGGTTTTAGTACTGAGTCCGTTAAGGAAGCCTTGGGTGGAAGCTTTAAACCATTAATTGACCAAATAGTGAAAGGTAATATTAGAGGAATTGCAACCATTGTTGGTTGCACTACAGCAAGATATGGTCAGGGTGGAAGCAATATATTTAAAATTACACAAGGTTTAATAAAAAATAATATACTTGTACTTTCAGGCGGATGTACTTCATCAGTAATGGAGTATACAGGACTTACAAATCCTGAAGCAGCGGATGAATGTGGAGAAGGTCTAAAGACAGTGTGTAAACAGCTCGGTATTCCACCAGTACTTACCTATGGTGCTTGTGTTGATATTGGAAAAATGTCTCAAACTGCAGTAGAAATTGCAGATGAGCTTAATATCGATACAAATATGTTACCTATTGTTATAGGCGCACCAGAATATCTAGAGCAGAAGGCAGTGGCGGATGCTTGTACGGCTATAGCATTAGGATGGCTTGTTCACATAGCCCCTGTTCCCTCTATTACTGGTAGTGACGTGGTAGTTAAAACCTTAACTGAAACTACCGAAACATTAGGTCTTGGTAAGGTCGTAGTAGAAATGGATGCTCAAAAAACCATTCAAATCTACGTAGATCATATTGAGAAAAAAAGGAAAGCATTAGGGATTTAA